The Chlorocebus sabaeus isolate Y175 chromosome 6, mChlSab1.0.hap1, whole genome shotgun sequence genome has a segment encoding these proteins:
- the LOC119621680 gene encoding LOW QUALITY PROTEIN: uncharacterized protein (The sequence of the model RefSeq protein was modified relative to this genomic sequence to represent the inferred CDS: inserted 3 bases in 2 codons; deleted 2 bases in 2 codons), translated as MAGKAGWYPDMLSRYDTKELPLKNGTFEKESLKWKIIERVRSSCLKESCFGNDWKCKGLFKRQQETKEEYFRHITVPFEKILSEFIQPTSFLLNQIIHTGKKLYEHKKCENLTQQGRICIIDKLDEMCGNASVFYTNHMKHQILLQRNAMYLNNVAKTACNFQLAQYQISHANQKPYECQICGKPIRKRAHLTQHNQIHTGEKPYECKECGKAFXCCSTLIQHKRTHTNGKPYEYLECRKMFRWSAHLIRHQRIHTGERPYTRKQCWKAFASVSDLIDIRKFTLVRDFTNVKNVGRHLTIAQLLFSIREFTLVRSPLNVRTVAKHSIIAQHLLNVRELILMRNLMNVRNVKRLLGKVHILLNIKELILVRNHXSVRNVGGLSLVLLTLTDIREFTLLKNPMNVKNVVKPLIIAQLLFNTREFTLVRSLMNVSSVGKLLYPVQHLFNIREHILMKNLINVRNARPSSRVHI; from the exons ATGGCTGGGAAAGCAGGATGGTATCCAG atatgCTGTCTAGGTATGACACCAAGGAGTTACCTCTTAAGAATGGCACTTTTGAAAAAGAATcgttaaaatggaaaataatagaaagagTCAGAAGTTCTTGCCTCAAGGAATCTTGTTTTGGAAATGattggaaatgcaaaggactcTTTAAGAGACAACAGGAAACTAAAGAGGAATATTTCAGGCATATAACTGtgccatttgaaaaaatattatctgaattcatccagcctacatcttttcttctaaatcaaataattcatactggaaagaaactctatgaacataaaaaatgtgaaaatcttacTCAACAGGGAAGAATTTGTATCATTGACAAGCTTGATGAAATGTGTGGCAATGCCTCTGTATTTTACACAAATCATATGAAACATCAAATTTTACTGCAAAGAAATGCAATGTATTTAAACAATGTGGCAAAGACTGCTTGTAACTTTCAACTAGCTCAATATCAAATAAGTCAT GCTAAtcagaaaccctatgaatgtcagATATGTGGAAAGCCCATAAGAAAGCGTGCCCACCTTACCCAACATAATCAAAttcacactggtgagaaaccATATGAATGCAAAGAATGTGGGAAAGCGTT ATGTTGTTCAACATTGATTCAACATAAGAGAACTCATACTAATGGGAAACCCTATGAATATCTGGAATGTAGAAAGATGTTTAGGTGGAGTGCACATCTTATTCGACatcaaagaattcatactggtgaGAGACCTTATACACGTAAGCAATGTTGGAAGGCCTTTGCTTCTGTTTCTGAT TTAATAGATATCAGAAAATTCACACTGGTGAGAGACTTTacgaatgtaaagaatgtgggaaggCATTTAACAATTGCTCAACTTTTATTCagcatcagagaattcacactggtgAGAAGCCCTTTGAATGTAAGGACtgtggcaaagcattcaataaTTGCTCAACACTTACTCAACGTCAGAGAACTCATACTAATGAGAAATCTTATGAATGTCAGGAATGTAAAAAGGCTTTTAGGCAAAGTGCACATCTTACTCAACATCAAAGAActcatactggtgagaaacc TGAGTGTGAGGAACGTGGGAGGGCTTTCACTTGTGCTTCTGACTTTAACagacatcagagaattcacactgtTGAAAAATCCtatgaatgtaaagaatgtggtaAAGCCTTTAATAATTGCTCAGCTCTTATTCAACaccagagaattcacactggtgAGAAGCCTTATGAATGTAAGCAGTGTGGGAAAGCTTTTATATCCTGTTCAACACTTGTTCAACATCAGAGAACACATACTAATGAAAAACCTTATAAATGTTAGGAATGCAAGGCCTTCAAGCAGAGTGCACATCTAA